Below is a genomic region from Deltaproteobacteria bacterium.
GTATTCTCTTGAGCAATCGGGATTTCATCGGTAATCGCATCATCAGCAGCTTGTTGATTATATATTACGGTATTACTATCATCAGTTTCGTTTGGTGATAGTACTAATTCATCAATATCAGCTAAATTGGCCAATGATTCTTGCACATCATCATCGGCTAACAGAACGCTCCATAAGTTTTCTTCACTGCGTTCAATTGCTACCCCTTTAAGCATTTCACGCAAGCTTGGGTAGGATTCGAGAATCGGTAAAAACTGCTCGCGGCCAAAACTTAATAAAGTAGTGCTACCAACCGCCCATACTGAAGCAGAACGAGGCTGGTCAGACAGCAATGCCATTTCACCAAAAAAGCCGCCTTCACCAATACGAGCCACTTCAGCGTCTGCCTGTTCGCGTAAAGTCACTCGTACTTGACCAGCGATAACTAGATAAAAATTATCGCCTCGGTCGCCCTGACGGATGATAAGATCACCATCATCACAAGTTTGTTTTTCGGCAATGCGCGCCATCGCATTAAGCCCGATTTCATCAAGCAGAGCCAATGGATTGCTGCCACGTTGAAAACGTTTGAGCGCAGCAATCGTAAAGACTTCTGTAGTATTAGGCGCCTTGAGTGATTTGTCAGTATTAATCGGCTGTTCTGGTATTAAACCAGGATAAGCCTCAAGCAACCATTCAATATTAAGCGGATCTGGTTGAATATCAAATTCTTGCCCTGCAGTTTCGATTTGGCCATCAACTAAAATTATCACCGGCGTACCAGGCGATTGTGAGCGCACCATGCGGGCAAAATTAACGCCGCTTAATCCCGGTAAAAACTCGCTGCAAATGACGAGATCCGGCATATCCTCAAAAAAACGCGCAAAAGCATCACCACCATCAGGAGTTGCGGTAACTTCAAAACCACGGGTTTGCAATTCAGCTACCGCACGTTTTAGCCGTTGGGTATTGCCATGAGCTATCAGCACCTTCGTTGGCATCGATATTGCTCGCCGTTTTGATGTTGGTTTTATATTATAAAGTTCGCATAAGACAGAGGCAGGTGCAATGAAACTCTTAAATTTCAGTACATTTTAGATATCAATCAATAGGCAAGCTTAAAATTGGCGATGTTTTAACAAACAATAGAATACTATTAGAGTAACCCGCCTATCTTTATTTACATCTGCTGCCCCACGTAATCCAGTAATCCAATGTGTTGTAAATAGGGCGCCATCATGTTCATCAGATTCATAAGATTGTTCATCAGAGGCACTTGAAAAAATAACAATCTCACCCGTAGTGTTTTCAGTTACATGGAGATCAAAAGCAGCTACTGGTTTGGTAATTAGGGACACCCCCTAGCTTCTTTTAAATATACGAGACAAAGCACTTTTACATTGTTGAAAAAAACTTTTAGAAAAAACTTGTTTAAGAGAAGTAGCTAAATCCTTTGATTGGTAGCCTCTGGCCTCAAGTGCTTTGCTTACATATTTTTTAAGGTGCTCGGGTTTGTATACATTAAAGTAGCTAATAATTTCATCAGCTACATCATCATGTAGTTCATTCGGGTCGTTATTTGCTAAATCAAGTTCTTGGTATTTTGTAACAATATTTCTATTATTTGCCTCAGCCAAATCAACGAACTTTTTCATGTTAATATCATTTCTCGGCTGATGCGTTTTAGGTTTATCGAAAGTAAACTTAACCGACGCACCATCAATCAGAACATCCTGATACCCACTTCCTTTTACCGCATCTACGAAAACCTGACGCATTGCTTGCGATGGTATGTCAATACATGCCTCCATAATCAACTCTTCTGGTTTTGAAAGTATTCCCCATTTAAATCCTGTAAGCCACCAATGCTTTTCTGGTCCTCTGACAAATAAAGAGTCACCATTACGTTTGAGTGTAAATGAAATCCTTAGAAGCTCGGTATTCCCTACACACTCAAAAAATTTGCTGTTATCAGGGATCATGAGAACGTTCGCCTAAAACCGCATCCCTAAGCCCTTGCTTTTCATCACTATTGTATATACCAATCTCAGCGCCTGTCTCTAAGCCATACTGGCCTTTCCACAATTCAATCATCCAATGCTTGTTGTTGTAGTGAAAGAAAAATGGCTCGCAATCAATGATAGCGCTTATTGTTATTGGAGCAGCAATATCGTAGCTGTAAGCGTAGCCAAACTTTCTCTGCCAGGCATCCATTCGCGAATAGATAATGTCTTGTTCGGGACTGTAGCAAAACCCAGCCTTCCATACTGCTTGTGCTGCTTTGTTTCTTGGTTTCCAACTCTGTGCCATCGAGTGCTCCCAATATAGCGATTAGAATAAATAGCTTGTTAGATTCTCTCGGCGGTCATCTCTTATGAATTGTTGTTAGAGCAAGCTGTTTCGATTTTCCAATCATTAAATGTGCACTGATGCACATTTTGGTCCTCCCAATAGCGGCCATCAACTCGCTGCGGTGTACAGTTTAAGTCTTCCATGAGAGCACGAGTTCCATCTTTGGTACAGATAAGTAAAACATAGGTTGTTGAGTTGAGTTGACGAAATTTAACTTTATAGTCACTTCGTAGTTCAACCAAGGTTTCGGTATAAATAGGGTCTGTATCAATGACTTGCGGTAAGGCAATGAAAAAGGAAAGATTGGCAACTTTTGTTGCAATCTCTGAGTAGTTTGGAGATCTAAAACATGCGCATGATGTTAACATGCCCATCAATATCAATACTGCAGATAATTTTCTTAAGTCCATAGATCCTGTGCTCCTTGGTCAACTCCTAAATCTAGATTCCAATTCTTGATGTAAGAAAAACAGCGCTGAGAATCATTGTTATTTAGGTCAGCAATAATTTCACCCCAGATTCTTACAACCTGCTGTACAGCTATATTGAAAACTTCTTTAAAATCAACTTTTCGCGGTGATCGCGGCAAAGGAATATCTTTGATATATTGATAGTCATTATCATCACCGCCGCGTTTGAAATCCTTTGTGGCACCATAGAAAAGTTTTATGTCATCTAAAATACGATAAAATATTGAAGGTAATCGACCATCGACCAGATTTAATGCCTTACGATACATGTTATACCA
It encodes:
- a CDS encoding DUF4474 domain-containing protein, giving the protein MAQSWKPRNKAAQAVWKAGFCYSPEQDIIYSRMDAWQRKFGYAYSYDIAAPITISAIIDCEPFFFHYNNKHWMIELWKGQYGLETGAEIGIYNSDEKQGLRDAVLGERSHDP
- a CDS encoding DUF4474 domain-containing protein produces the protein MIPDNSKFFECVGNTELLRISFTLKRNGDSLFVRGPEKHWWLTGFKWGILSKPEELIMEACIDIPSQAMRQVFVDAVKGSGYQDVLIDGASVKFTFDKPKTHQPRNDINMKKFVDLAEANNRNIVTKYQELDLANNDPNELHDDVADEIISYFNVYKPEHLKKYVSKALEARGYQSKDLATSLKQVFSKSFFQQCKSALSRIFKRS